The Winogradskyella schleiferi genome has a window encoding:
- a CDS encoding N-6 DNA methylase, with translation MQVTITENEEKNAIELLFSENLPKEFSTFLLELGFREVFKKKNTWYSDAHPAYKSFATSLRDAFSRGDDWKTVSMYPSFQPSLENIDKSKFSFVTISYRGTEKAETKDYVLFDPYKKVATEIATQYAITKYGDDLQNVEVSPRNYKRKARIIYDKGQIINRFKVDEITEIENEPTKEVENYLPIEDGKAQDKPTLETTNNEKQIKIENELPIEDSKTENEETLEEVPKENESGYKTDKERKISTREILSEVISKLVILEESLEGEDETIIATTILDLEDAQEQSSELRFKNELLKALQNFKDWILDLTFSSRTMALMEINRLNLSLDLPLFHLKEEVARTLSVSKDIFNRDHIVPNVLVPTKAGEPFQSGGLNLSDANFMRMKFKRLYNITDDTIEQASGLDLFRLSQMAHPNDYGINVNRSTVLREWESRGLEAFEEIGYPTDLDYPYVNVHTGYKSVSTLASQIGAYDDRHQWWSAVEHSRPIADLAKGIVIMDSLLMELVEKKLELVNPKSNKPRTDKQSKEAFNDIEWEISRLERSKLVIQDYMNKDLEVEESLPEPKPKKEKHQEPNDYLDKVIAILHTAFAKAERLSKKKIEKLREETNAPTMGALWEAVELSWLLWYKMLYREPIPFEARLKKMVLFWNKVQPTYAYSDSSKELYKQYSTPCPIGAIIAQYTQMDEAEFIFEPSAGNGLLLVGANPRITHVNEIDKSRKQSLEHQGFGRITSDNAAEPFPEMMHKVHDVVVTNPPFASWDDSKFDKERIIQKYFNKHRGLANHIRLEHLMAGLALYTMKDDGKAAIIIMGHVYFGDDGLFAKYRPFFNWLYRHYKVDDVINMNSYKLYNKQGAVTKTMLILIGGRKSKPYGVAPNKSEQPHLEDMVETFEDLWKQTKSHIKPNIDTIIKQLKTARTK, from the coding sequence ATGCAGGTAACGATTACAGAGAACGAAGAGAAAAACGCAATTGAATTGCTATTCAGTGAAAACCTACCCAAAGAGTTTTCGACCTTCCTATTAGAATTAGGCTTTCGCGAGGTTTTTAAGAAGAAAAATACTTGGTATTCTGATGCGCATCCAGCCTATAAAAGTTTTGCTACTTCCTTAAGAGATGCGTTTTCTCGTGGAGACGATTGGAAAACGGTTTCGATGTATCCATCGTTTCAACCTTCCTTAGAAAACATTGATAAAAGCAAATTTAGTTTTGTTACTATTTCATACAGAGGTACAGAAAAGGCAGAAACGAAGGACTATGTTTTATTCGATCCCTATAAGAAGGTCGCTACAGAAATAGCAACTCAATATGCCATTACCAAATATGGAGACGATTTGCAAAACGTCGAAGTCTCTCCCAGAAACTATAAACGGAAAGCTCGCATTATATATGACAAAGGGCAAATTATAAATCGTTTTAAAGTCGATGAGATAACGGAAATAGAAAACGAACCTACTAAGGAAGTAGAAAACTACCTTCCTATAGAGGATGGCAAAGCTCAAGACAAACCTACTCTTGAGACAACAAACAACGAAAAGCAAATCAAAATAGAAAACGAACTTCCTATAGAAGATAGTAAAACTGAAAACGAAGAGACCCTTGAAGAAGTGCCTAAAGAAAATGAGTCTGGTTACAAGACCGATAAAGAGCGTAAAATTTCTACTCGTGAGATTTTAAGCGAAGTGATTAGCAAACTTGTAATTTTAGAAGAGAGTCTTGAAGGTGAAGATGAAACCATCATAGCCACCACCATTTTAGATTTAGAAGATGCGCAGGAACAATCCAGCGAACTACGTTTTAAGAACGAACTTTTAAAAGCGCTACAAAACTTTAAGGATTGGATTTTGGATTTGACTTTCTCATCGCGCACAATGGCGTTAATGGAAATCAATCGCTTGAACCTATCGCTAGACTTACCTCTTTTCCATCTGAAAGAAGAGGTCGCTAGAACGCTATCTGTATCAAAAGATATTTTCAATCGCGATCATATTGTTCCCAATGTTTTAGTCCCAACAAAAGCTGGCGAACCTTTTCAATCTGGTGGACTCAATTTAAGTGATGCCAACTTTATGAGAATGAAGTTCAAGCGACTCTACAACATTACAGATGATACCATTGAACAAGCCTCTGGATTAGATTTATTTCGTCTGTCTCAAATGGCACATCCTAATGATTATGGAATTAATGTAAATCGTTCTACAGTTCTTCGTGAGTGGGAAAGTCGCGGTCTGGAAGCGTTTGAAGAAATCGGCTATCCTACAGATTTAGATTATCCTTATGTGAACGTTCATACTGGTTATAAAAGTGTCTCAACTTTAGCTTCTCAAATTGGCGCATACGATGACAGGCATCAATGGTGGTCTGCGGTCGAACATTCCAGACCTATTGCAGATTTAGCAAAGGGAATTGTGATTATGGATTCCTTATTAATGGAATTGGTTGAAAAGAAATTGGAATTAGTCAACCCAAAATCCAACAAACCCAGAACCGATAAGCAGTCCAAAGAAGCTTTCAATGATATTGAATGGGAAATAAGCAGATTGGAAAGATCCAAACTGGTCATTCAGGATTATATGAACAAGGATTTAGAGGTCGAAGAATCACTTCCAGAACCCAAGCCTAAAAAAGAAAAACATCAAGAACCCAACGACTATTTAGATAAGGTCATAGCTATTCTGCATACCGCTTTCGCGAAAGCGGAACGCCTATCAAAAAAGAAGATAGAAAAGCTTAGAGAAGAAACCAATGCACCAACGATGGGCGCACTTTGGGAAGCGGTAGAATTGAGTTGGTTGTTATGGTACAAGATGCTCTACAGAGAACCTATCCCATTTGAAGCACGACTGAAAAAGATGGTGTTGTTTTGGAATAAAGTGCAACCTACCTATGCGTATTCTGATAGTAGTAAAGAACTCTACAAACAGTATTCCACGCCTTGTCCTATTGGAGCCATCATCGCGCAATACACCCAAATGGATGAAGCCGAGTTCATCTTTGAGCCAAGTGCTGGAAATGGGTTGCTACTCGTAGGAGCGAATCCAAGAATCACTCACGTCAACGAGATAGATAAAAGCCGAAAACAATCTTTAGAGCATCAAGGTTTTGGTCGTATTACATCAGATAACGCAGCAGAACCATTTCCAGAAATGATGCACAAAGTTCACGATGTGGTCGTGACCAATCCGCCATTTGCAAGTTGGGATGATTCTAAGTTTGATAAGGAGCGAATTATACAGAAATACTTCAACAAACATCGCGGATTAGCAAACCATATTCGCCTAGAACACTTGATGGCTGGATTGGCGCTTTACACGATGAAAGATGATGGCAAGGCAGCAATTATTATAATGGGACACGTCTATTTTGGAGACGACGGACTTTTTGCAAAATACCGTCCGTTTTTCAACTGGCTGTATCGTCATTACAAAGTAGACGATGTGATTAATATGAATAGTTACAAGCTCTACAATAAACAAGGAGCGGTTACAAAAACAATGCTCATTCTCATTGGTGGTCGTAAATCAAAACCTTATGGAGTAGCACCAAACAAAAGCGAACAACCACATTTAGAAGATATGGTAGAGACGTTTGAAGATCTCTGGAAGCAAACCAAATCGCACATCAAACCAAATATCGATACCATCATAAAACAGCTTAAAACCGCAAGAACAAAATGA
- a CDS encoding primase-helicase family protein, with protein sequence MENKYLRIGTTYYKNVTKPLLSQDSINILVQWSKSELMTDYGKDFIKSIPRYDGFCLIPSHTNYKKVIDGFYNRYEKLEHEFITGEFPNTTAFLKHIFGEQYEIGLDYLSILWHHPSQVLPILCLVSNERNTGKTTFLNWMKLIFQNNMTINNNEDFRSRFNSDWASKLIIAVDEVLLDKREDSERLKNLSTAQTYKSEAKGKDKTEGSFFGKFILCSNNEENFVYIDDSEIRYWVRKIIPFDLSADNPNLLDALKKELPYFIHAIKTREISSPRKTRMWFTKEQIYTRALAVLMNGNRTFINKELEQILSDEFLMFDTDTLKYSIGDLVEKLSKHNIRTSSFKVSELIKKMYQLEPKNSTYTKYHISQSATDMPIVGETTHKGRHYTFKKAMFKN encoded by the coding sequence ATGGAAAATAAATATTTACGTATCGGTACAACCTATTATAAAAACGTCACAAAACCATTATTGAGTCAAGACAGTATTAACATATTAGTACAATGGTCAAAGAGTGAATTAATGACAGATTATGGAAAGGATTTTATAAAAAGCATTCCTCGATATGACGGTTTCTGTTTAATACCATCCCACACCAATTATAAAAAAGTAATAGACGGTTTTTACAATCGCTATGAAAAGTTAGAGCATGAGTTTATTACTGGTGAATTTCCGAACACTACAGCATTTTTAAAACACATTTTTGGCGAGCAATATGAGATAGGTTTAGACTACTTGAGTATTCTTTGGCATCATCCATCTCAAGTACTACCCATATTATGCCTAGTAAGTAACGAGCGTAATACAGGTAAAACAACTTTTTTAAATTGGATGAAGCTCATATTTCAAAATAACATGACCATTAACAATAACGAAGATTTTAGAAGTCGATTTAACTCAGATTGGGCATCTAAGCTAATCATTGCCGTTGATGAAGTATTGTTAGATAAACGTGAAGATAGCGAACGATTAAAAAACCTTTCAACAGCACAAACCTATAAAAGCGAAGCTAAAGGCAAGGATAAAACTGAAGGTAGCTTTTTCGGTAAATTTATTTTATGCTCTAACAACGAAGAAAACTTTGTCTATATCGATGATTCCGAAATAAGATATTGGGTGCGCAAAATAATTCCTTTTGATTTATCCGCAGACAACCCTAATCTTTTAGACGCTTTAAAAAAAGAACTACCTTATTTTATACATGCCATAAAGACCAGAGAAATATCATCACCAAGAAAAACAAGGATGTGGTTTACAAAAGAACAGATTTACACAAGAGCATTAGCCGTATTGATGAATGGTAATAGAACTTTTATAAATAAAGAGTTAGAGCAAATATTATCTGATGAATTTTTAATGTTCGACACTGACACACTAAAATATTCTATCGGAGATCTAGTTGAAAAACTGAGTAAACATAATATTAGAACAAGTTCTTTCAAAGTTTCAGAACTAATTAAAAAAATGTATCAACTAGAACCTAAAAATAGTACATATACTAAATATCACATATCACAATCTGCAACAGATATGCCCATTGTTGGTGAAACAACTCATAAAGGTCGTCATTATACGTTTAAAAAAGCCATGTTTAAAAACTAA
- a CDS encoding tyrosine-type recombinase/integrase yields the protein MSYNISIRLDKRRKKDSGTYPVKLRVYGKATQKEKWYNLNIDLTKTEFETVWINPENKNLRGTNKDLRLELQAIENRANDEAKAMSVFDFEKFEFKFFRKSNDKNNIHYHFNLAIEKNIKNEKISTAESFKYTLNSLAQFSEEQKKCPINNLTFQSITPEWLKEYEKYMLNKGKSLTTVSIYLRTLRVIFNNAIEVNDLNSDHYPFGKNKYKIPRTRKVKKALNSDQLKTLFKAEATNYNETKAKDFWFFSFACNGMNIKDIALLKYSDIKDDRFTYYRAKTFDKTTDKTKIIIYLTDFTSGVIETYGNKSKEGFVFDIIEQKDDSLKRYKKIKNFTRYINDHIKRIAKANNLPQDLSSYWARHSFATNAVRKGASMEFISEALDHSDLHVTKNYFAGFEDNSKKEFANSIMDF from the coding sequence ATGAGTTATAATATATCTATTCGCCTAGATAAGAGAAGAAAGAAAGATTCAGGAACATATCCAGTAAAACTTCGTGTTTACGGAAAAGCCACTCAAAAAGAAAAATGGTACAATCTAAACATCGACTTAACTAAAACAGAGTTTGAAACCGTATGGATTAACCCTGAAAATAAAAATTTAAGAGGCACAAACAAGGATTTACGTTTAGAATTACAAGCCATCGAAAATAGAGCAAATGATGAGGCGAAAGCCATGAGTGTATTTGACTTTGAAAAATTCGAATTTAAATTTTTTAGAAAATCAAATGACAAAAATAATATTCATTACCACTTTAATCTTGCGATAGAAAAAAACATAAAGAATGAAAAAATAAGTACTGCAGAGAGTTTTAAATACACGCTTAATTCCCTTGCTCAATTTAGTGAAGAGCAAAAAAAATGCCCTATTAATAATTTAACCTTCCAATCGATCACCCCTGAATGGTTAAAGGAATACGAGAAATATATGTTAAATAAAGGCAAAAGTTTAACTACTGTCTCTATTTATTTAAGAACGCTAAGAGTAATTTTCAACAATGCCATCGAAGTAAACGATCTTAATAGTGACCACTACCCTTTTGGAAAAAACAAGTATAAAATTCCAAGAACAAGAAAAGTAAAAAAGGCTTTAAACTCAGATCAACTTAAAACTTTATTTAAAGCTGAAGCAACAAATTACAACGAGACTAAAGCTAAAGATTTCTGGTTTTTCAGCTTTGCCTGTAATGGCATGAACATTAAAGACATTGCTCTACTGAAATACTCCGATATTAAGGATGATAGATTCACCTATTACAGAGCTAAAACGTTTGACAAAACTACCGACAAAACTAAAATCATTATTTATTTAACAGACTTTACAAGTGGTGTCATAGAAACTTATGGCAATAAATCGAAGGAAGGTTTTGTATTTGATATTATTGAACAAAAAGATGATAGTTTAAAACGGTATAAAAAAATTAAAAACTTTACTAGATATATCAACGATCACATTAAAAGAATAGCCAAGGCAAATAATTTGCCACAAGATTTATCATCATATTGGGCAAGACATTCTTTTGCTACAAATGCAGTCCGTAAAGGTGCTAGTATGGAATTTATCAGCGAAGCCTTAGATCACAGTGACCTTCATGTCACGAAAAATTACTTTGCTGGCTTTGAAGATAACTCTAAAAAAGAATTTGCAAACTCGATAATGGATTTTTAA
- a CDS encoding glycosyl transferase family 2 has product MRTIKELQAKLNPKNNFDQRYNIEADDKIHLLYVSPKLNATGYYRMITPALEINKTDTHKAIITSIETNDFSMKLSDFVNQLDERLITWADYIIFPALFSDVSYLMQAIKTLNPSVQLVMDLDRNYFAIPVSIPLSRKLTNDKLKCIENNLGLMDIVTVANEAFQKFLQRFIDDRLENAHTFVQYLPSLVSRYGYEEMPPLTRNTSEKLRVGLIKSTEEDLLSLKEVLFKMRKNFGDQIEFIYFGKPYSVWEVEKLFKEYKVEIHPTVSFLDYFEKLNSLQLDVVLLPALECLFNRHQNYQLFMELSTFGIPVVASSHHPVKKWIHNAENGFLASEAPEWLEALETLVKYDKEKNFSSSLIKNIWNNNSFAKTSIDKITSLYI; this is encoded by the coding sequence ATGAGAACAATTAAAGAATTACAAGCGAAGCTCAATCCTAAAAACAATTTTGACCAGCGATATAACATAGAGGCAGATGATAAAATTCATCTGCTTTATGTGAGTCCCAAACTCAATGCGACAGGTTATTACAGGATGATAACACCTGCATTAGAAATCAATAAAACAGATACGCATAAGGCGATTATTACCAGTATCGAGACCAATGACTTCTCGATGAAACTTTCTGATTTTGTAAATCAGCTGGATGAGCGCTTAATTACCTGGGCAGATTACATCATTTTCCCTGCCCTGTTTAGTGATGTTAGCTATTTGATGCAGGCTATCAAAACGCTTAATCCTTCGGTTCAATTAGTGATGGACTTAGATAGAAATTATTTTGCGATACCTGTTTCTATTCCGCTTTCGCGAAAGCTAACTAATGACAAACTAAAGTGCATAGAAAATAATTTGGGTCTAATGGATATCGTGACTGTTGCAAATGAAGCTTTTCAAAAGTTCTTGCAGCGATTCATTGACGACCGCTTAGAAAACGCACATACATTTGTGCAATACCTTCCCAGTTTAGTCTCGAGATATGGCTATGAAGAAATGCCACCACTTACAAGAAACACTTCAGAGAAATTACGAGTAGGCTTAATAAAATCAACCGAAGAAGATTTGCTATCTCTTAAGGAAGTACTTTTTAAAATGAGAAAAAATTTTGGAGATCAAATTGAGTTTATTTACTTCGGGAAGCCCTATTCTGTATGGGAAGTAGAAAAACTTTTTAAAGAATATAAAGTAGAAATACATCCTACCGTTTCATTCTTAGATTATTTTGAAAAGTTGAACAGCTTACAACTCGATGTAGTTTTACTACCTGCTTTAGAATGTCTTTTTAATAGGCATCAAAACTATCAGCTTTTTATGGAGCTTTCAACGTTTGGGATTCCTGTAGTTGCATCATCTCACCATCCAGTCAAAAAATGGATTCACAATGCAGAAAATGGATTTTTAGCGAGTGAAGCTCCTGAGTGGTTAGAAGCTCTTGAAACACTTGTAAAATATGATAAAGAGAAAAATTTTTCTTCTAGTCTCATAAAGAATATCTGGAATAATAACAGCTTTGCAAAGACATCTATTGATAAAATAACTTCCTTATATATTTAA
- a CDS encoding recombinase family protein has protein sequence MKDQTIFDQFAKKGKGQKLRTDGKAVIYTRVSTKEQAENNASLETQLKYCKDLANKKGLEVSEYFGGTYESAKSDERKEFQKMLNYVKRRSNVGYIIVYSYDRFSRTGANGAYISDQLKRQGIVTISATQEVDTSTSAGSFQQNLYYMFSQFDNELRRDKSVSGMQEKLRKGHWTGAYPFGYTNANPGKGKTPKFVITKEGRLLKQAFLWKANSNMSHVEIANKLQEKGLKINDKRLSVLFRNPFYCGLIVNSLIPGEVIEGNHQPMITKDLFLKIHNLLNTGTETRKYCVDDENLPLKTFLKSTTCGTPYTGFIVKKKGLYYYKNRRKGSKENRSAKKLHQEFLELLETYKLEDKKFVAPLKEMVYDTFVSMNEEAIKETKELSSGIVAIEMKLDRLEERYVFEEINKSQYDRFRTKLVSEINQKKKNLSKHSFDSSNLKKSINIALKYALNLPLLWSSGDIEVKRKLQYMVFPDGLGYDFKNKRVQTFRVNSIFAQIACLSDKLGTNKKGNFQNKIENSLSVTSTGFKPVTS, from the coding sequence ATGAAAGACCAAACAATATTTGATCAGTTTGCCAAAAAAGGTAAAGGACAAAAATTACGAACAGATGGCAAAGCTGTTATATACACAAGAGTATCTACCAAAGAACAAGCAGAGAACAACGCCAGTTTAGAAACTCAATTAAAGTACTGTAAGGATCTTGCAAATAAAAAAGGACTTGAGGTAAGTGAGTATTTTGGAGGAACCTATGAGTCAGCTAAAAGTGATGAGCGTAAGGAATTTCAAAAGATGCTTAATTATGTAAAGCGAAGAAGTAATGTAGGCTATATCATTGTCTATTCTTACGATAGATTTTCAAGAACTGGAGCAAATGGTGCTTACATAAGTGATCAGTTAAAAAGACAAGGTATTGTCACAATATCAGCTACCCAAGAGGTCGATACTTCTACAAGTGCAGGATCATTCCAACAGAACCTTTACTATATGTTTTCTCAGTTTGATAATGAATTGAGAAGAGATAAATCAGTGTCTGGAATGCAAGAGAAACTTCGCAAAGGACATTGGACAGGCGCATATCCGTTTGGTTACACAAATGCCAATCCAGGAAAAGGAAAAACTCCCAAATTTGTTATTACAAAAGAAGGAAGGCTATTGAAGCAGGCTTTCTTGTGGAAAGCAAACAGCAATATGTCTCACGTTGAAATCGCAAATAAATTACAGGAGAAAGGGCTTAAAATAAATGATAAGAGATTGAGCGTTTTATTTAGAAATCCATTCTATTGTGGACTTATTGTAAATAGCCTCATACCAGGAGAAGTTATTGAAGGCAATCATCAGCCAATGATAACTAAAGATTTATTTCTTAAAATTCATAACTTATTGAATACAGGAACTGAGACCAGAAAGTACTGCGTAGATGACGAAAACCTGCCTCTAAAAACTTTCCTGAAGTCCACAACTTGTGGGACTCCTTACACAGGGTTTATCGTAAAGAAAAAAGGGCTTTACTATTATAAAAATCGTCGTAAGGGAAGTAAGGAGAATAGAAGTGCTAAGAAACTGCATCAAGAGTTTTTAGAGCTTTTAGAGACTTACAAACTAGAGGACAAGAAATTTGTAGCACCATTAAAAGAAATGGTCTATGACACCTTTGTTAGTATGAATGAAGAGGCTATAAAAGAAACCAAAGAACTATCAAGTGGCATAGTCGCTATTGAAATGAAGTTAGATCGTTTAGAAGAGCGCTATGTCTTTGAAGAAATAAATAAGTCTCAATATGATAGATTCAGAACTAAGTTGGTATCAGAAATTAATCAAAAAAAGAAAAATTTATCAAAACATAGCTTCGATAGTTCAAACCTTAAAAAATCAATTAATATAGCCTTGAAATATGCGCTCAACCTACCGCTATTATGGAGTTCTGGAGATATTGAAGTAAAAAGAAAACTTCAATATATGGTCTTTCCAGACGGTTTAGGGTATGACTTCAAAAACAAGAGAGTTCAAACTTTTAGAGTAAACTCAATTTTTGCTCAAATAGCCTGTTTATCAGATAAGTTAGGAACAAATAAAAAAGGGAACTTTCAAAATAAAATTGAAAATTCCCTTTCAGTGACCTCGACAGGATTCAAACCTGTAACCTCTTGA
- a CDS encoding replication/maintenance protein RepL, translating into MAIIQYSTAFNALEGYVNQHNASTKDLSSHVRQAMILTTQEIIKIYSISLLKANSIAAIDLQNLPPLKTNNVQLAKRAKASTRTIQRHLKRLIEANIITKKIWHGSNSGYELFINPNILLIGGVKAVNKPENELQTEKSKTTDNQFFKNSKTTTCPHTDTSNNGYINNIIIGVDKLKTKASSLPLTKGYESRNATSNTFTGYTGKIDPKKNNDAGEIERKSRATDQTGAEISGVDQARSASLSFYVKSFWKLARNTIYKDHYLTQSQEKTALKLLHLWYEPVSDKQLQNVHEVYVSRLGIVQKYIAKDPTKRYVQLPDKYFDPKNPSGFTGTRIWYQKQKKREYEVRLKLILQAQIRRFLNNEKKETAKQKPRLELFRSCETRISKLGQPELLNTFHASVLNHSTHKYLQLNT; encoded by the coding sequence ATGGCCATCATACAATACTCAACCGCATTTAATGCTTTAGAAGGTTACGTTAACCAGCATAATGCAAGCACAAAAGACCTCTCTTCGCATGTAAGACAGGCAATGATCTTAACCACTCAAGAGATCATCAAGATTTATTCTATATCCTTACTGAAGGCAAATAGTATAGCTGCCATAGATTTACAGAATTTACCTCCATTAAAGACTAATAACGTACAGCTAGCCAAACGTGCCAAAGCAAGCACAAGAACCATCCAACGACACCTCAAACGTCTCATAGAAGCTAATATCATAACTAAAAAGATATGGCACGGTTCCAACTCTGGATACGAGCTTTTTATCAACCCAAATATATTGTTGATAGGTGGTGTAAAAGCCGTTAATAAGCCTGAAAATGAGCTTCAAACTGAAAAATCAAAAACTACTGATAATCAGTTTTTTAAAAATTCTAAAACGACAACTTGTCCTCATACAGATACTAGTAACAATGGTTACATAAATAATATAATAATAGGCGTTGATAAGTTGAAGACTAAAGCGAGTTCGTTACCACTCACGAAGGGTTATGAGTCACGCAACGCTACTAGTAACACTTTTACAGGATACACAGGAAAAATAGACCCCAAAAAAAATAATGATGCAGGGGAAATAGAGCGGAAATCACGAGCCACAGATCAAACTGGCGCCGAAATTTCAGGCGTCGATCAGGCTCGTTCCGCTTCCCTATCATTTTACGTCAAGTCCTTTTGGAAACTGGCGCGAAATACCATCTACAAAGACCATTACCTTACACAAAGTCAAGAGAAAACCGCGCTGAAACTGCTCCATTTGTGGTACGAGCCTGTCTCTGACAAACAACTGCAAAACGTCCACGAGGTTTATGTTAGCCGATTAGGAATTGTACAAAAATATATTGCAAAAGACCCAACAAAACGATACGTCCAGCTTCCAGATAAATACTTTGACCCAAAAAATCCATCAGGTTTTACGGGAACGAGAATCTGGTACCAAAAGCAGAAGAAAAGAGAATACGAGGTGCGGTTAAAACTGATTTTACAAGCTCAAATTCGTCGTTTTCTCAACAATGAGAAAAAAGAAACTGCAAAGCAAAAACCTCGCCTTGAGCTATTTAGGTCTTGCGAAACCAGAATCAGCAAATTAGGTCAACCAGAATTGTTGAACACTTTTCACGCTTCTGTTTTGAATCACTCTACACACAAATATTTACAACTTAATACTTAA
- a CDS encoding helix-turn-helix domain-containing protein, translating into MIPFEQTQQDVAEVKKDLKEMKALLLNKAEPQNLIDDPVPIDKIANLTGYSKATIYGYCQKNLIPHHKKCGRLFFFKSEIVAWIKEGKQKTIKEVEADANTLLSNIKKSSK; encoded by the coding sequence ATGATACCATTCGAACAAACGCAGCAAGACGTTGCAGAGGTCAAAAAAGACCTAAAAGAAATGAAAGCCTTACTTCTTAATAAGGCAGAACCACAAAATCTAATAGATGATCCAGTACCTATCGATAAGATAGCAAACTTAACTGGTTATAGTAAAGCTACAATCTATGGGTATTGTCAAAAAAACCTAATCCCACATCACAAAAAATGCGGTCGTTTATTCTTCTTTAAATCCGAGATAGTAGCTTGGATCAAAGAAGGAAAGCAGAAAACTATTAAAGAGGTTGAAGCTGATGCTAATACTTTATTGTCCAACATTAAAAAATCTTCAAAGTAA
- a CDS encoding LacI family DNA-binding transcriptional regulator: MKKEVTLRQIAELLNLSVSTVSKALSQSQEISSNTKNRVKKMADAMHYKPNYFATKLRGGHSKTIGVILPTILNPYYAELLTGIEKVLATNNYKMMTLFSKDSIKREEECINNLTDGSTEGIILSISRETQLTKSTHHLTHSNILGIPRIYVDRLDNTINEDHVVSDDYDVTYSTCLRLLKNTSAKHIIFVSLMGGLTIEELRYQGYKTAMIDNELEEKIKTIRTTDPHILHQELLVLIRQDKVDAIICANDSTTQKVLDIINNEDSLRNSNVHIVGCCAEHVKSLSRYPFLHIIDQCAEDLGKKAAKALLIKISSNELTKPQVYHVKSKISMENIS, translated from the coding sequence ATGAAAAAAGAAGTTACTTTAAGACAAATAGCAGAGCTATTAAATCTATCGGTGTCAACAGTTTCTAAAGCCTTGTCTCAGAGTCAAGAAATTAGCTCAAACACAAAGAACCGTGTTAAAAAAATGGCTGACGCTATGCACTACAAACCTAATTACTTTGCTACCAAGCTGAGAGGTGGACATTCAAAGACTATAGGAGTTATTTTACCGACAATTTTAAATCCTTATTACGCTGAGTTGCTAACAGGAATAGAAAAAGTATTAGCGACAAATAATTACAAAATGATGACACTATTCTCTAAAGATTCTATAAAAAGAGAAGAAGAATGTATAAATAACTTAACTGATGGCTCTACTGAAGGAATCATTTTGAGTATTTCAAGGGAGACCCAACTAACCAAAAGTACACATCACTTAACACACAGTAACATATTAGGTATTCCTAGAATATATGTTGATAGATTAGATAATACAATTAATGAGGATCACGTGGTTTCTGATGATTATGATGTTACATATAGTACGTGTCTGCGACTCTTAAAGAATACATCTGCCAAACATATTATTTTTGTCTCTCTTATGGGCGGACTTACCATTGAAGAATTGCGTTACCAAGGGTATAAAACAGCAATGATAGATAATGAATTAGAAGAAAAAATCAAAACCATTCGAACAACAGATCCGCATATCTTGCATCAAGAATTGTTAGTGTTAATACGTCAAGACAAAGTCGATGCTATAATATGTGCTAATGATTCTACAACTCAGAAAGTACTCGATATAATTAATAATGAAGATTCTCTGAGAAACTCTAATGTGCATATTGTTGGTTGTTGTGCTGAACATGTAAAATCGCTTTCGAGATACCCTTTTCTTCACATTATTGATCAATGCGCTGAGGATTTGGGTAAAAAGGCAGCAAAAGCTTTGTTAATTAAAATATCATCAAATGAGCTTACTAAGCCACAAGTTTATCATGTAAAATCAAAAATATCCATGGAAAATATTTCATGA